Genomic window (Patescibacteria group bacterium):
GTCACAGCCAAAAATCAACGAAAGCTTGCCGAAGCTGTTAAGCGCTCTCGCTTTATGGGGCTTCTGCCGTTCGTGTCTAGATAGTTGAAGGTTAATAAGAATAATGTGTTTACACATTTAACGAATTTTTCTTACAAAAGAAATTGGAAAGAGGCAGTGGGTTTTTATTTATTTTGCGTGTTTATAGTGTTTATTTTTGGATTTTTTGTGGGTTTGTCGCTCAGCATGTTAGGAGTAAATATTACCCCGTATACTCAAGTTGTTTTTGTAAAAGTGACCAGTGTTGTATATTGTCTAACGATCTCTAGTTTTTTGTTAAAAGAAAAAAAGTTATTAAAAAATCCTGTCTATGTAATTTTAGTTTTACTCGGTTGTTTTCTGGCTGTTTGGGGAGCATTCTTTGGTTTAATCGTGCCAGCATTTATAACTACCCGAAATCACAATGGTTAGATAACGGGGTTATCAAGTTGAACAGTCTTTCTAAGAAAATCCCCCCGAAGCCTACGGCTTCGGGGGGATTTTCACTGACAACTTTCAACTTTAATCTTACAACTGTATTCTAGTTCACTCTCTCCACATACTCTCCCGTTTCAGTATTGATTCGAATGATCTCACCTTCGTTGATAAAGAGGGGAACGTTGATAGTGACGCCCGTTTCGAGCTTAGCTTGCTTGGTGCCGCCCTTAGCTGTATCTCCTTTGACTGCTGGAGGAGCCTCAACCACCTTCAGCTCCACTTTAATAGGCAATTTAAAACCGACATGACGATCTTGGAAAGAAAGAATTTCAACAACGGTGTTGGCTTTGAGAAATTTTCCTTGAGGGCCAACCAAATCTTCCTTCATGGCGTAGCGCTTTGAAGGGTCTGCAGGATCAGAGAAGAAGAATTCACCGCGGTTATTGTAAAGGTACTTGGCCTGGCGTGAATCAATTTCTGCCTCTTCCACTTTTTCAGACACGTGGAAAGAAATTTCTTTTACTGATCCAGTGATAAGATTTTTAAGTTTAGTGGCGTTGACCGGCTTTCTCTGCTGTTTACGAAAAACGTGCGACGTTAAAACTTCGTACGGCTCATTTTCGTAGACAATATATTTTCGTTCTTTGACTTCGTTATATTCAAGTAATGACATATTTTGAAAAGCTAACAGCCTGCCTATAGGCCTTAATAATTCGGCTATTCTAGCCTAAAGGTAGAGCAAAGGCAAATCGGGGTAGAATCAAGAATTAGGTCCCGATGCGAAGCGATCGGGATCCCGAACTCCGAGTACGGAGCACCGGGAAATCAAGAATTCCGATTTTTGATTTTATTGTAGAGATAGCCAACGATAGAACCAATAAGGAAGCCAGCAATAATTGGTAGGGATAAATGCACCACCTGACGGGGCCACGTTTCAAGAAAATATCCCATAGGTTCCAGACAATTAGTGGAACCAAGTTTGCAGGTAACAAAAAATATCTCGTTGAAATTTATAAGAGTATAGACAAGGGGGAATAGGCCTAAGATTAATCCTAGACTTCCTCCCTTTTTCCAATACGGCCAAGTTTTCCAATTCATAGCTTTTCTAAACCCTAAACCCTTTACCCTTCTTACATTTACTCCTCGGTTTCTCCTGGTTCAGGTGCTGCGGCTAAAGGATCGCCATCTTTGAGCCGTCTTTTGATTTCCTTAAGAATTTCGTCTGCCACTTTTTTATTCTCCTTGAGGAATTGGCGGGTTGCATCATAACCTCGGCCGAGTTTGATATTTTCAGCTTTCTTTTCTTTGTTTGCTGGAGTGCCTGTCTGTGCTGGTAGGTATTCATACGACATGCCACTTTTTTTAACAAAGCCCATTTTTTCTCCAAGCGCAATCAATTCTCCTTCGCGAGAGATACCCTCGTTGTACATGAGATCAAATTCGGTTTGCTTAAATGGCGCTGCTACTTTATTTTTCACCACCTTCACTCGAATGCGTCCTCCCATAATTTCTTCACCTTTTTTAATTTGAGCGATGCGGCGAATATCGAGACGTACTGATGTGTAGAATTTCAAAGCCTTGCCTCCCGGGGTGGTTTCAGGATTACCGAACATCACACCGATTTGCATGCGGATCTGGTTGATGAAGATGACGATGGTTTTACTTTTGGCGACGATAGCGGTGAGTTTGCGAAGCGCTTGGGACATAAGACGAGCTTGCTTGCCCACATGTTGAGCTCCCATATCGCCTTCGATTTCATCTTTCGGGGTAAGGGCGGCCACAGAGTCGATGACAATGACGTCGAGCTTGCCTGAGCGAACCAAGGATTCTACAATTTCCAAAGCTTGTTCACCTGTATCAGGCTGTGAGATCAAAAGCTCGTTAATTTTTACCCCGAGTCGTTTGGCATACTCAGGGTCCATGGCGTGTTCAGCGTCGATGAAGGCGCAGATGCCGCCTTTTTTCTGAGCTTCGGCAACCACATGAAGTGAGAGGGTAGTTTTACCACTTGATTCTGGACCAAAGATTTCGACAATTCTTCCTCGTGGAAGACCACCAACACCAAGCGCGGCATCAAGTCCGATCGAACCGGTGGAGATGGCATTAACATCAACACGCGGTTTGTCACCAAGCTTCATGATTGAATCATCACCGAATTTGGTTTTGATGGCGTTCAATGTATCTTCAATGTTTGCGCCGATCACTTTGTCTACTTTTTCTTTTTTTGGTTTGCCGAAGGCCATAGATTAGTTTTTAAAGTTAATAAAGTTCGTCAAGTTATAAAGTAAGAGTAGTGTAAGTATAAAAGATTTAGGGAATATTTCCATTGACTTAGGCGCTCTTTCGATTCTTGATTTTGCCGTAGAGAAAGCCGAAAAAAACGCCAACGATTGACCATGTTACCACGCTACATAGAGTTATAATTAGAAGCGACAACGCATCCGAAAGTTCAGGATATGCTCGATCAAAAAACGAAACAAACGGGTAAAGCGGGCTTGTCTCTATAAACGGAAGGCAAGCATAGCCGGAGGAAGCCGCGTAAATGGATGTGTGAACGCAACCGTAGTATGCAATACTAAAAAGTGCAGTAATCCCTCCTGCAATTATTCCTCCTTTTATCCAATACGGCCAATGTTTCCAATTCATAAAAATAAAATTAGTTTATAAAGTTAAAGATGAAGTTGAGCTTGCCGATTCATTTGTATTTTCGTACTGATTCGTATTTTGTATTTTATAAACCAGCTCCAAAGTTTTCTGTATCTTTTTCCCAAACCGATCCTGGGCTTCTACGGTCAGTAGATTATAACCCGGCAGGAGCAGTAGTTGCTCTCTAAAATCTCCTTTTGAATCCACAAAAATTA
Coding sequences:
- a CDS encoding EamA family transporter; translation: MFTHLTNFSYKRNWKEAVGFYLFCVFIVFIFGFFVGLSLSMLGVNITPYTQVVFVKVTSVVYCLTISSFLLKEKKLLKNPVYVILVLLGCFLAVWGAFFGLIVPAFITTRNHNG
- a CDS encoding elongation factor P — translated: MSLLEYNEVKERKYIVYENEPYEVLTSHVFRKQQRKPVNATKLKNLITGSVKEISFHVSEKVEEAEIDSRQAKYLYNNRGEFFFSDPADPSKRYAMKEDLVGPQGKFLKANTVVEILSFQDRHVGFKLPIKVELKVVEAPPAVKGDTAKGGTKQAKLETGVTINVPLFINEGEIIRINTETGEYVERVN
- the recA gene encoding recombinase RecA, encoding MAFGKPKKEKVDKVIGANIEDTLNAIKTKFGDDSIMKLGDKPRVDVNAISTGSIGLDAALGVGGLPRGRIVEIFGPESSGKTTLSLHVVAEAQKKGGICAFIDAEHAMDPEYAKRLGVKINELLISQPDTGEQALEIVESLVRSGKLDVIVIDSVAALTPKDEIEGDMGAQHVGKQARLMSQALRKLTAIVAKSKTIVIFINQIRMQIGVMFGNPETTPGGKALKFYTSVRLDIRRIAQIKKGEEIMGGRIRVKVVKNKVAAPFKQTEFDLMYNEGISREGELIALGEKMGFVKKSGMSYEYLPAQTGTPANKEKKAENIKLGRGYDATRQFLKENKKVADEILKEIKRRLKDGDPLAAAPEPGETEE